Proteins encoded within one genomic window of Chitinivibrionales bacterium:
- the tssI gene encoding type VI secretion system tip protein TssI/VgrG, producing MPAKKANQPQFYFFSGSLAKETFEVINFSGTDAVSSVYSFGIELISQKDDISADDVINKAATLYVFRDGEYYPYSGIVSEFRFLGRGYGRANYSVTLVPRLWLLSLNMQTRIFQKKKVNQIVKQVLDDANLSDSYAFQVDEGKYPELEYVVQYQESDLDFISRLMEAAGIWYFFKENPILAEELDGCGAEQMVITDKASSFEFISSASDLLFRSASGMAEQIDTSDKESVDAIELHRRIIPKEVLLKDFNYRTPEIDLKGRKPVKSGDAGTVYRYGGHFKNTTEADRCAEIEANRLASQKVRMEGNSNCRGMRAGKRFTLQEHFLDSLNGKYVLTRVAHRGTHTTEGDGTYTYANSFVCIPASQAELFRPPLATPVPRVSGIMTAAVEANGSSYAGLDDMGRYKVRMPFDLSNAKNYEASRYLRLAQPYAGSNYGMHFPSHEGAEMVWACIDGDPNRPLGLSMVPNANTVSPVVSANKQQNIIRTAGGNEFLLDDDDGKQMARLTTKSQHTLEMDDDQKCVFLQTKDKNKLLLDDKNECVSWNAKDHSITMTYKSGSEGIVITTKEGHVINIDDKNKKLTIQTKAGNLMEMDDDGKKIGLTDSAGKNKVTLDGNGGKLLLDSQGEITISASKDLTITAANIKMTSQGKIEEKATGDYTVKAMKISQSADMDVEAKAGMNFSAEGQMNATLKGGMQTKIDGMMTEVGGSAMAKVKGGIVMIN from the coding sequence ATGCCAGCCAAAAAAGCAAACCAACCGCAATTCTATTTTTTCAGCGGCAGCCTTGCCAAGGAAACCTTTGAGGTCATCAATTTTTCCGGCACCGACGCGGTATCATCGGTGTATTCGTTCGGCATCGAGCTCATCTCGCAAAAGGACGATATTTCCGCCGACGACGTCATCAACAAGGCGGCGACGCTGTATGTATTTCGTGACGGCGAATACTACCCTTATTCGGGCATCGTGTCCGAATTCCGGTTTTTGGGCAGGGGATACGGCCGCGCGAACTACAGCGTGACCCTGGTGCCGCGGCTGTGGCTCCTTTCCCTCAACATGCAGACCCGCATTTTCCAGAAGAAAAAAGTGAACCAGATCGTCAAGCAGGTGCTCGACGACGCGAACCTGTCCGATTCGTACGCGTTTCAGGTTGACGAAGGAAAATATCCCGAACTTGAGTACGTAGTACAATATCAGGAATCAGACCTCGATTTCATCTCGAGGCTCATGGAGGCGGCGGGCATCTGGTACTTCTTCAAGGAAAATCCCATTCTTGCCGAAGAGCTCGACGGCTGCGGCGCCGAACAGATGGTGATCACCGACAAGGCGTCGTCGTTCGAATTCATTTCCTCCGCGTCCGACCTCCTGTTCAGGTCGGCCTCGGGCATGGCGGAGCAGATTGACACAAGCGACAAGGAATCGGTGGACGCCATCGAGCTGCACCGCAGGATCATCCCGAAGGAAGTGCTGCTCAAGGATTTCAACTACCGCACGCCGGAAATAGACCTCAAGGGCCGCAAGCCGGTGAAGTCCGGCGACGCCGGCACGGTGTACCGCTACGGCGGCCATTTCAAGAACACCACCGAGGCTGACCGCTGCGCCGAGATCGAGGCCAACCGGCTCGCGTCGCAGAAGGTGCGCATGGAGGGCAACAGCAACTGCCGCGGCATGCGCGCCGGAAAGCGCTTCACCCTGCAGGAGCATTTCCTCGACAGCCTGAACGGCAAGTACGTGCTCACGCGGGTGGCGCACCGCGGCACCCACACCACCGAAGGCGACGGTACCTACACCTACGCCAACAGCTTCGTCTGCATCCCGGCGTCGCAGGCCGAACTGTTCCGGCCGCCGCTTGCGACCCCTGTTCCGCGCGTGAGCGGCATCATGACCGCGGCCGTGGAGGCCAACGGATCGAGCTACGCGGGCCTTGACGACATGGGCCGGTACAAGGTGCGCATGCCCTTTGACTTGTCAAACGCGAAAAACTATGAAGCGTCGCGCTACCTCCGCCTCGCGCAGCCGTATGCGGGCTCCAATTACGGCATGCACTTCCCGTCCCACGAGGGCGCAGAGATGGTCTGGGCCTGCATCGACGGCGACCCCAACCGCCCGCTGGGCCTCTCCATGGTGCCCAACGCCAACACCGTTTCGCCGGTGGTGAGCGCAAACAAGCAGCAGAACATCATCCGCACCGCCGGCGGCAACGAGTTCCTCCTTGACGACGACGACGGCAAGCAGATGGCGCGGCTCACCACCAAATCGCAGCACACGCTCGAAATGGACGACGACCAGAAATGCGTTTTTCTCCAGACCAAGGACAAAAACAAACTTCTCCTCGATGACAAAAACGAATGCGTTTCGTGGAACGCCAAGGACCACTCCATCACCATGACCTACAAGAGCGGCAGCGAGGGCATCGTGATCACCACCAAGGAAGGCCACGTGATAAACATCGACGACAAGAACAAGAAATTGACAATCCAGACAAAGGCCGGCAACCTCATGGAAATGGACGACGACGGAAAGAAGATCGGCCTCACCGATTCGGCGGGCAAGAACAAGGTGACGCTCGACGGAAACGGCGGCAAGCTGCTGCTCGACTCGCAGGGCGAGATCACGATAAGCGCGTCGAAGGACCTCACGATCACTGCGGCCAACATCAAGATGACGTCGCAGGGGAAAATCGAGGAAAAGGCCACTGGCGATTACACCGTCAAGGCGATGAAGATAAGCCAGAGTGCGGACATGGACGTTGAGGCCAAGGCAGGCATGAACTTCTCGGCGGAGGGCCAGATGAACGCGACGCTCAAGGGCGGCATGCAGACCAAGATCGACGGCATGATGACCGAAGTGGGCGGCAGCGCCATGGCAAAGGTAAAAGGCGGGATCGTGATGATCAACTGA
- a CDS encoding PAAR domain-containing protein, producing MGKPAARLGDMTAHGGTITGPGCPTVLIGGMPAATLGDMHVCPMATPGTPPIPHVGGPISLGSTGVLIGGKPAARMGDMAVCVGPPSSIILGCMTVLIGEAGGGAGGGGAGAGAGGAGGTGTAGALHSAAVAGQSPQTDETKDHYLDLSFVDGANLPVGGVRYVMSCPDNAKRAGVLGGSIKLTGIDEGDYTVTLRAITGAKWSARESDVGKAVTMQIDTMGVEDGEKAIIDIYVRDGNYTDHLLDTMEAGFSGGQIQKQWAMQVDEKYLAICDAKEKHKKYSRPFFFFRVKIGEMEEQSGALYLKDWVEITVKDKKGNPMKNKQYKALLPSGEIGQGTLDNQGNIRIKNIQPGKLGFIIIK from the coding sequence ATGGGAAAACCCGCAGCACGCCTTGGCGACATGACCGCGCACGGCGGCACCATCACGGGGCCTGGCTGCCCCACGGTGCTCATCGGCGGCATGCCGGCGGCCACGCTCGGAGACATGCATGTATGTCCCATGGCGACTCCCGGAACCCCGCCTATCCCGCATGTCGGAGGGCCGATTTCTCTCGGGAGCACCGGCGTATTGATCGGCGGCAAGCCCGCGGCGCGCATGGGCGACATGGCCGTGTGCGTGGGCCCGCCGAGCTCCATCATCCTCGGGTGCATGACCGTTCTTATCGGTGAAGCAGGCGGCGGCGCAGGGGGCGGCGGCGCGGGCGCGGGAGCCGGCGGCGCGGGCGGCACCGGCACGGCGGGCGCGCTGCACAGCGCTGCGGTCGCGGGGCAATCGCCCCAAACGGACGAAACAAAAGATCATTACCTTGACCTGAGCTTTGTCGACGGCGCGAACCTTCCCGTGGGCGGCGTGCGGTATGTCATGTCATGTCCGGACAATGCCAAGCGCGCCGGCGTGCTGGGCGGCAGCATCAAACTCACCGGCATTGACGAAGGCGACTACACCGTAACCCTGCGCGCCATCACCGGCGCCAAGTGGTCGGCACGGGAATCAGACGTGGGCAAAGCGGTCACCATGCAGATCGACACCATGGGCGTTGAAGACGGCGAAAAGGCCATCATCGACATTTACGTGCGCGACGGAAACTACACCGACCACCTGCTTGACACAATGGAAGCAGGCTTCAGCGGCGGCCAGATACAAAAACAGTGGGCCATGCAGGTGGACGAGAAATACCTGGCCATTTGCGACGCAAAGGAAAAGCATAAAAAGTATTCAAGGCCGTTTTTCTTTTTTAGGGTGAAGATCGGGGAAATGGAAGAACAGTCGGGGGCGCTGTATTTGAAGGATTGGGTAGAGATTACGGTAAAGGATAAAAAAGGAAATCCGATGAAAAACAAACAATACAAGGCTTTGCTACCATCAGGAGAAATCGGGCAGGGGACCCTTGACAACCAAGGAAATATTCGGATTAAAAATATTCAACCCGGCAAATTAGGCTTCATCATTATTAAATAA
- a CDS encoding DcrB-related protein: MAGFNHQFQIALPDGWEDKTVFTYQGPLDSGVQHNIVLLVDATVGKKTELADYVKSQMATSKEALPGFQMIKEGEKTLPSGIKAHEVVYKYMPTDQQALYQKQLYLIIDGKAYAFTSTFSKKTLQTIAAEVDQIVAGFRPLQAQE, translated from the coding sequence ATGGCTGGCTTCAACCATCAGTTCCAGATCGCCCTGCCTGACGGCTGGGAGGACAAGACAGTTTTCACGTATCAGGGCCCGCTCGACAGCGGCGTCCAGCACAACATCGTGCTCCTCGTTGACGCGACGGTGGGTAAAAAAACCGAATTGGCCGACTACGTGAAAAGCCAGATGGCAACGTCAAAAGAGGCGCTGCCCGGGTTCCAGATGATCAAAGAAGGGGAAAAAACGCTGCCGTCAGGAATCAAGGCGCATGAAGTCGTCTACAAATACATGCCGACCGACCAGCAGGCGCTGTACCAGAAGCAGCTTTACCTGATAATTGACGGAAAGGCATACGCGTTCACGTCCACCTTTTCAAAGAAAACACTGCAGACGATCGCCGCCGAGGTGGACCAGATCGTTGCGGGCTTCAGGCCGCTTCAGGCGCAGGAATAA
- the mazG gene encoding nucleoside triphosphate pyrophosphohydrolase, whose product MGKELDRFVEIVKTLRGPGGCPWDREQNNKSILSCLLDEAYEFFEAVDENDNHKMCEELGDLLLQVVLHAQIAKDEGRFDLEDVAREISDKLIRRHPHVFGNATVGSSKEVIHNWERIKKDEKEHRKYLVDDIPDALPALFKAEKIQRRVAKVGFDWKDLKPVLDKVEEEFGEFRQALEKGDQKNAEEELGDIIFALVNVARHKRISAEDALRVTVNKFAKRFRYIEDRYKKLGKDIHKAPLEEMDKFWEESKKAVKSY is encoded by the coding sequence ATGGGAAAAGAACTCGACCGGTTTGTTGAAATCGTAAAAACGCTGCGCGGGCCCGGCGGCTGCCCGTGGGACCGCGAGCAGAACAACAAGAGCATCTTGAGCTGCCTGCTCGACGAGGCGTACGAGTTCTTCGAGGCGGTTGACGAAAACGACAACCATAAGATGTGCGAGGAGCTCGGCGACCTCCTGCTGCAGGTGGTGCTGCACGCGCAGATCGCGAAGGACGAGGGAAGGTTCGACCTCGAGGACGTGGCGCGGGAGATTTCCGACAAGCTCATCAGGCGCCATCCGCACGTGTTCGGCAATGCAACAGTGGGGTCGTCAAAAGAGGTGATCCATAACTGGGAGCGCATCAAGAAGGACGAGAAGGAGCACCGCAAATACCTCGTGGACGACATTCCCGACGCCCTGCCGGCGCTGTTCAAGGCCGAGAAGATCCAGCGCCGCGTGGCAAAGGTGGGCTTCGACTGGAAAGACCTGAAGCCGGTGCTTGACAAGGTGGAGGAGGAGTTCGGCGAATTCAGGCAGGCGCTCGAAAAAGGCGACCAGAAAAACGCCGAGGAGGAGCTCGGCGACATCATATTCGCCCTTGTCAACGTCGCCCGGCACAAGCGCATCTCCGCCGAAGACGCGCTGCGCGTGACGGTGAACAAGTTCGCCAAGCGGTTCCGGTACATCGAGGACCGGTACAAGAAACTCGGCAAAGACATCCACAAGGCGCCGCTTGAGGAGATGGACAAATTCTGGGAGGAAAGCAAGAAGGCGGTGAAGAGTTATTAA
- a CDS encoding L-threonylcarbamoyladenylate synthase produces the protein MIHYKVHPENPQRRILEKTVYSLTHDDGICVYPTDTVYGIGACATNPKALDRVSAVVEKDKARLFSFICSDFSQMSRYVQIDNAHFKLMKHYLPGPYTFILPATSYVPKKVSPKRRTVGIRVPDNRVCLDLVHMLGEPLANASIRMKDDLRGEPEAIAPAIIHNVDIFLDMGRLDNPVSSTIVDLTGPEPVVVRMGKGEWKG, from the coding sequence ATGATCCATTATAAAGTGCATCCTGAAAATCCGCAGCGCCGGATACTCGAAAAGACCGTTTATTCTCTTACGCACGATGACGGCATCTGCGTGTATCCCACCGACACGGTGTACGGCATCGGCGCGTGCGCGACAAACCCCAAAGCGCTCGACAGGGTCAGCGCCGTCGTCGAGAAGGACAAGGCGCGGCTGTTCTCGTTCATCTGCTCGGATTTTTCCCAGATGAGCAGGTATGTGCAAATCGACAACGCTCATTTCAAGCTCATGAAGCATTACCTGCCCGGCCCGTACACGTTCATCCTTCCCGCCACATCATATGTGCCGAAAAAGGTGAGCCCCAAGCGGCGCACCGTGGGCATACGCGTGCCCGACAACAGAGTATGTCTGGACCTGGTGCACATGCTCGGCGAGCCGCTGGCGAACGCATCCATCAGAATGAAGGATGACCTGCGCGGAGAGCCCGAGGCCATCGCGCCGGCCATCATACACAACGTGGACATTTTTCTCGACATGGGCAGGCTTGACAATCCGGTAAGCTCGACCATTGTTGACCTGACCGGTCCCGAGCCGGTCGTCGTGAGGATGGGCAAAGGGGAGTGGAAGGGATAG
- a CDS encoding SelT/SelW/SelH family (seleno)protein → MKFTITYCGMUNYRPRAAGLADELKRKFGAESVLVESRGGVFEVELDRSLLFSKKRLDRFPDEGEIETLVKAKLSKK, encoded by the coding sequence ATGAAATTTACCATCACCTACTGCGGCATGTGAAATTACCGACCGCGGGCCGCCGGTCTGGCGGACGAACTGAAAAGGAAATTCGGGGCAGAAAGCGTTCTTGTCGAATCGCGCGGCGGGGTATTTGAGGTCGAGCTTGACAGAAGCCTGCTATTCTCAAAGAAAAGACTCGACAGGTTCCCGGATGAAGGCGAAATCGAAACGCTGGTGAAGGCAAAGCTCTCGAAGAAATGA